In the Cryptosporangium minutisporangium genome, one interval contains:
- the kstD gene encoding 3-oxosteroid 1-dehydrogenase, producing MSAAQKFDLVVVGAGGAGMTAALTAAASGLRAIVLEKTSRYGGSTARSGGGVWIPNNHVLQRDGVVDDQEAARTYLAHIVAAAARPGDEDPAVLQDAFLRHGPDMLQLLEKETPLRLGWVRGYPDYYPEAPGGRPTGRSIEPRPLPSSVLGGLRSTLEPPYLAAKAGLAITQAEFRWLNLVARHPRGLTTAARVGGRAWVSRLRRRELLTMGQALAAGLRAGLVRRDVPVWLSTPLIELVVRDGRVVGVEVALRGTEPEQVLAERGVVLTAGGFERDDTLRKRYQREPIGTEWTVGAEANTGDGIRAAQDLGAAVRLMDDAWWGPSVPLPRGPYFLLAERSLPGCVLVDVDGERFVNEAAPYVDAVHAMYDGETPRVPTWLVFDQRYRDRYLFTARGPRQPLPSSWYRAGVAAKSSTLAGLATKIGVPSSALEATIARFNGFAENGRDLDFGRGESAYDRYYGDPRVKPNPCLAPLTKPPFHAVKIVPGDLGTKGGLVTDERSRVLRADGSVIPGLYAAGNTSALVMGRTYAGPGATLGPAMTSGYLAALDAAGAL from the coding sequence ATGTCCGCTGCCCAGAAGTTCGACCTGGTCGTCGTCGGTGCCGGGGGCGCCGGTATGACCGCGGCACTCACCGCCGCCGCGTCGGGCCTGCGCGCGATCGTGCTGGAGAAGACGTCGCGCTACGGCGGGTCGACCGCCCGGTCCGGTGGCGGCGTCTGGATACCGAACAACCACGTCCTGCAGCGGGACGGGGTCGTCGACGACCAGGAGGCGGCGCGTACCTACCTCGCCCACATCGTCGCGGCCGCGGCCCGCCCCGGTGACGAGGATCCCGCCGTGTTGCAGGACGCGTTCCTCCGCCACGGCCCGGACATGCTGCAGCTCCTCGAGAAGGAGACGCCGCTCCGCCTGGGGTGGGTGCGCGGCTATCCCGACTACTACCCCGAGGCACCAGGCGGCCGGCCGACCGGGCGCTCGATCGAACCGCGCCCGCTGCCGTCGTCGGTGCTCGGAGGGCTGCGGTCGACGCTCGAACCGCCGTACTTGGCGGCCAAGGCCGGGCTGGCGATCACCCAGGCCGAGTTCCGCTGGCTCAACCTGGTCGCCCGCCATCCGCGCGGCCTGACCACCGCCGCCCGCGTCGGTGGCCGGGCGTGGGTCAGCCGGCTCCGCCGCCGCGAACTGCTCACGATGGGCCAGGCGCTCGCCGCCGGGCTGCGAGCGGGCCTGGTCCGCCGGGACGTGCCGGTCTGGCTGTCGACGCCGCTGATCGAGCTCGTGGTGCGGGACGGCCGGGTGGTCGGGGTCGAGGTCGCGCTGCGCGGTACCGAACCGGAGCAGGTGCTGGCCGAGCGGGGTGTCGTGCTCACCGCTGGGGGTTTCGAGCGGGACGACACGCTGCGCAAGCGGTACCAGCGGGAGCCGATCGGCACCGAGTGGACGGTCGGCGCCGAAGCGAACACCGGCGACGGCATCCGTGCCGCGCAGGATCTCGGCGCCGCGGTCCGGCTGATGGACGACGCCTGGTGGGGGCCCTCGGTGCCGCTGCCGCGCGGGCCGTACTTCCTGCTCGCCGAGCGGTCGCTGCCGGGCTGCGTCCTGGTCGACGTCGACGGCGAGCGGTTCGTCAACGAGGCCGCGCCCTACGTCGACGCCGTGCACGCGATGTACGACGGCGAGACGCCGCGGGTGCCGACCTGGTTGGTGTTCGACCAGCGGTACCGCGACCGGTACCTGTTCACCGCCCGTGGGCCGCGCCAGCCGCTGCCGAGCTCATGGTACCGGGCCGGAGTCGCGGCGAAGTCGTCGACCCTCGCCGGGCTGGCGACCAAGATCGGGGTGCCCTCCTCGGCGCTCGAGGCGACCATCGCCCGGTTCAACGGCTTCGCCGAGAACGGCCGCGACCTCGACTTCGGCCGGGGAGAGTCGGCCTACGACCGGTACTACGGCGACCCGCGGGTGAAGCCGAACCCGTGCCTGGCGCCGCTGACGAAGCCGCCGTTCCACGCGGTGAAGATCGTGCCCGGCGACCTCGGCACGAAGGGCGGGCTGGTCACCGACGAGCGGTCCCGCGTGCTCCGCGCGGACGGCTCGGTGATCCCGGGCCTGTACGCGGCGGGCAACACCAGCGCACTGGTGATGGGGCGCACGTACGCGGGCCCCGGTGCGACGCTCGGCCCCGCGATGACCTCCGGCTACCTCGCGGCACTCGATGCCGCCGGTGCACTGTAG